The window ATGATAACAATGAAAAAGAGGTGGTAGAAAAAAAGACCTTTCCTAGACTTACTCCAACGTCTGGGTCTAGAACATCACTACCCAAAAAGGATGAGCAGAGCTGACTTCCATCTGATCTATAAGACTTCTGTGTACAATACACACCCAAGATCTGAACAGGAACTTCCCTTCTATTTCCTACAAAAGCTATTGATGCTAGATTGTGGGTTCAGACATCTGGTCTTCAAAAATGATGGAAATGCAGACACCCAAGACTCAGTAGTTCCCTCCAACCAGGAAAATGATGTTGTTGATCCATATGAAGAGTCGTTTGATGACAGTGATGAAGTCACTAATTCTTCACCCACTGAGTCCTGGCCCCACATTCACCCAATGGACATCCAGATGGCCATTTTTCACTGTGCAGATGATCTTGCCAGACAATACATTTTGTCCAAACTTTCCATTTGTCAATTTGCACTCCCCCTTGTGGTGCCAAATCCCAACACTTCTCAGATGGAATTCTCTCTCTGGTCTCTCAGACGTATTAGGAAAAGCTGGCAAGAGTCAAGTAAATCACAACCAGACAAGAGCTACAGTCACAGGAATAAGCAGATGTGCTGTGTCTCTACCCCAATTGTGTCCTTCATTAGAGTTGGAAAAGGATTCTCTGCTTCCAAATCTCAGATCATGAACTCTCTCCTCAGTAGACATAAACATGATGTGTTTTTTCACAGGCACTGCAGAGGAAGCAGCAAATATTGTCTCCTGATGGAGGGAGTGGTGGAAATCTCCTGGTTCTGTCCAGGGGGTCAAGGTAAGGACACATTTGACAAGTGTGTGGCCTTCACCAATCTTCATGGAGATGCcaaagaacatagacaacaacTCAGCTTTTTGCAGGATGTCTCTTCTCTCATTGTGATCCTCATGTCAGCTTCtgataacaataaagaaaaccaaaactttgTCAGACACATGTGGCAGTCATCAAAACCTGTGATCTGTCTGATTGATGACAAAGAAAAATTCATGACTAATAATTCAGGCAGAAGGGTGAGGATTGGCATTAGGAATAGAAACGAAGCAGAATTAACAGAAGAACTCACGACTGCCATTGAACATTTACTAGAAGTCTCTGGCACTGCTCTCAGTATAGAAGACTGTTCACGGATGGCTCAAAAACAAGGATTCATGATTGATGAATACCAAAGAGCATTGAAGgaggccaaagaaaaagcacaggcAAATAAGAAACTCCTAGAGCAATCCAGGGTATCTCAGATAAAAGAAAACTTGCTGCCTCTTCAGGGACAACTGTGGCACCATTGGTgtaaaaaagacaaagaactaTATCATCTGCAAGAAAAAGGGCATCGGAGCATTGAACAACACAAGAGTgacattcagaaagaaaaacaaaaaatacgaTGGCAGCAGTTTGAAAAGGCCTTCCCTCTCAATGGTTTTATGCAATCTGTCCTACAAATTCTCAAAGAAGACTCAGAAAATGATCTTAAATTCTACTTCTTATATTGGTTAAGTGTGGTTTTGGAAAATCTAACTGTAGAACACTTGGAGATTTTGCATGGAAAACAGCAATCTTTGTGGTCACAGGTACAGGCAGAAAAGCAGAAAGCACAAAAGAGCAGCTCCCTGACACTCTGGCAGAAGCAGATAGAAGCCATCTCTACCGAGATTCTTAACTGCACTTTAGGAATTGAGCACCTTCTCCGAGAAGTTGCCCAGATCTATGAAGCTCTGGAAGAAATTTCTTCCTCTAGAGACAgcctttttctctgcctcccccagatTGCTGCAGATTTGATGGCAGCTGGGGTTCCCATTGAGCTGATGGATGGGGATGCTTCATATGTGCCTCTAAAGTGGGTGACAGCTGTTTTTGACAAGATCTCAGAGAAAGTTGGAGACAAAAGgttgtttattctctctgtcctgggtctACAGAGCTCAGGGAAATCCACCCTACTGAATGCACTGTTTGGGTTAGAGTTCACAGCCAGTGCAGGCAGATGCACCAAGGGGGCATACATGCAGCTCCTGAAGGTGGAAGAGACATTCACAAAAGAACTTGGCTTTGATTTTGTGCTTGTTGTAGACACAGAAGGACTTCGGGCTCCAGAACTCAACAACAAATCCCGGAATAGGGACAACGAGTTGGCAACATTCGTCATTGGCCTTGCAAATATGACTCTGATCAATATTTTTGGGGAGAATCCATCAGAGATGCAGGATATCCTACAAATTGTTGTCCAGGCCTTTCTGAGAATGAAACAAGTGAAAATCTCCCCAAGTTGCATCTTTGTCCATCAGAATGTGGGAGAAGTTACAGCTAAAGACCAAACTATGGAAGGACGAAGGAGACTGGAACAGAGACTGGATGAAATGACAGCATTAGCTGCTGAACAGGAAGAGTGCTCAAACATAACCCGCTTCAGTGACGTAATTAGATTTGATGTCAATAGTCATGTCTACTACTTTGCTCACCTCTGGGATGGCAATCCCCCAATGGCCCCTCCCAATCCTCACTATAGCCACAACGTCCAGGAGTTGAAAACTGGGATTCTTAGGACTGCCCAGCAGGAATCCAAGGGAAGGATCATGAAGATTTCAGATGTAAAATTCCGAGTTCAGGATTTATGGAAAGCCCTGGTCAGTGAGAACTtcattttcagtttcagaaaCACCCAAGAGGTCATAGCCATGAGTAAACTGGAATCCATGTATAACCACTGGACCTGGGAACTGAGGAGTTATGTTCTGGACTTACAGAATCAATTGAACAATCAGATTCAGAATGGGAAAATCCTGACTCTCACAACTAATGCACTGGAGCATCCAATCAGTACAAAATATGAAACCATAAAGCAAAAATTTGACAAGTATTTTGAAGAAGACCCAGAGAGTGAAACATTGGTTCAATGGaaagttaattttgaaaataagctATTAATGCTTAAAGATGCACTTATTTCAGACACCAGAAAGAAAGGCAATGAGCTCATCAGTCTTAAACAAAGCCAAGAAAGACTAGATAACCAAAAATCACAATATGAAAATGAACTGTTAGAGAGGAGCCGAAAGTTGGCTTTAGATGTGAAGGGTAAAGAATTAAGTGATGAAGAATTGCGTGAGAAATTCAATCAAGTTTGGACAAGTTGGATCTACAAAGTGTCTTCTACTGTACCCCTCGTCACAGAGCCTGACATTGATTCAGATGCTGAAAACATTTTCCTACTGTgtttcaaaaaagacaaaaatattgcaGAAAGACTAAAGAAAAGGAGTGGAGAAATGTTTGACATCAATTATGGCAAGCATGTCCAAATGAAAAGATATttactttcaaaaattaaattagaatcTTGCCATAAAGAGTCAATTAATAAAACTACCAACAACATTTATTTAAGATttgatgaaataattaaaaacatttggaAGCAAAAGCGTGATTACAGTCAGCATGATTTTCATAAAATCCCAATGATAATAGAAAACGAACTGAAATCTGTTTCCCCTGAGGAAGAATACACATTTACCAGAGACTACACCATTGACATATCCTTGTGCTTATTCCAAAGGGCATCTAAGAGTTTCAAAGAAATACATAAGGCATTTAAAAGAGCAAATGATCCTGTGAACTTTCTAGAGAGCAAGAAAGACGATTTCTTCACGAGTTTTAAGATCTCCTGCCAAGGTGCCACATCCATCACATCTTTTGTGGACTTCCTGTGGCTCAAGCTCACTCCTGCTATCTCTGCCACTATATGGGAAAAAATGGGCCTTAAAGTAGCTGGGGAAATGAGAGTCATGTGCCCTGAATTCAATGGAAACAGGGCTAACCTGGAGAAACATGTTCTCATTTCTctggcagaaaaagaaaactttgataACTATTGGCAGTACATTCATCATCCAGAATCCTTTTTCAGGGATTACATTAGAGACCACATTAGAAGATACTGTTCAGAAAAAGAAGgtgaaaaaataaagacttttttaaaaataagtttagggGACATAAAGAATGCCATCCTCTCTGCCATTCGTAAGACCACAGAAGTAGCAAATGAAAGCAGCACTGCTTCTCGCTGGTTGGATTTGTTCTGTGATCAACTAGGAAGCCACCTGATCTTTCCAAGAAGAGACCTGACAACCATCGAGCACCAGGAGATAAAGGACACTGAGTTTCTCAAAGAAGCCATGAGTGCAGCTTTAGATCCTGCACTGAGGAAAGTCGAAGAGGACTGCTCAAGTAAGCCCATAGATGAAATGATTCCTGACATTCAGAAAATTCTCTCTGCACATCTCTGTGGCTGCGGGAAACAGTGTCCTTTTTGTAAAGCAATTTGTACCAACACCATTCACGAACATGATGGAGACCACAGTGTGCCTTTCCACCGTCCTCAGGCTGTCAATGGATGGTATTATCATAATACAGATTACTTTGACATTAACTGTTGTACTACTTCTGTAGCAAGTAACAGTACATTTACTTTAAATGGCGTCCAGTGGTTCCCATACAAGAAATATAGAGAAGCAGGAGGTGATTGTGCCACATGGAGCATCACGGCAGACTCATCTACCCAGCCATATTGGAAATGGTTTGTCTGTCACTTCAGATCAGAGCTAGAAAAGAATTATGGAAAAAAATTTACAGACTTAGGTACTATTCCAGATTCATGGACCAAAATCACAAAGGAAGAAGTACTTAATGATTTGAAAAAACAGTAATTGCCACACACAGAACACTAGCACTGCCACACAAATTTCACATTAGCTTACTGGAAATTTAGGTAGCATCTTTATGGTTCtacctttaaaatgaaataagtaaaaacaaattagttaacatttcaaaatttgaagattttcttctaaaaaaaacccttttctcCTTTGATTTCTTCTGTTTAAACATAATGTGCTAAACATGAGAATACATGATAAAATCAGTATCCATTCATAAACCTCTTTCATACTTGATTATTTCTAATATGCGTTTAAATATTTAGTGACTCGGGAAAAGTTGTCTTATTAGAAGGAGATGCTAGTATTTCTGGCTGTGACAGATTCCTTTAGAACAACTGAGTGGGAAACTCAACCAGCAAATACATCTGAGGAAATACTACCTTAAATTAGTTTAAATAGATGTTTTAACCCACTCTAATTATGGGAAAACTTTGCTGATTTTCATTGTATCAACCTCCATTAATTATTAAGGATGTCAAAGTAGAGCAATTTAAATAGCCTCTCTTCTGGAAAAAACAGTCACATTTGCTCAGAAAAAAGCCATGGATTCAGGAACAATTTTCACACAAATaaggggaaaataaaaaatacctaatttttcatattatattattaCTCTTTTTCCATTatatctttgtatttttcttttgatcattgaaaaacaaatacaaatcacAAATATTAGTATTGAAACCTGGAGTACACAGCTACAAACTCTATAACCTGTAACAGTGACATGCCTGCAAGTTGTACAGCTGCATTAGTACCACAAATGTTGTAGGATTAACCAAGCACTTCATGACTGAGTTTAAGACCCTTTTCATGAGTGGatccatacctgacactgctaagAAAGGGCCAAGAATCTGATATCAGATAGGAATTAGGCCTATGGGACCACCTATTACCATTATTGTAAATTGTATATAAAGTAACATGGCTATAAAATGATCAGTGCTTTTCTCAACCTGattcagagaagcttcttataGTACGtgggaattaacacagagacctataAGTGGACAATGTGCAGACAGGGAGTGATCTaagagcactcagtcctaaatggcaCATGTTCATCAAATCCTTCTCATTGAGACTCAGAGCTATGCTAAAGAGGAGGCTGAGAGATTGTAAGATCTAGAGCTGAAACATAACTCCAAGAAAGAGTACCTGAGAAACTTAACAGGGCTGATGCacacgtgaactcacagagactgtggcagtacACACAAGATCTGTTCAGGTTCAAGTCTGACAGGGTCCTAGGCCTGAGGTGGAAATTGGACACAATATCCCAAGCAAAACTAAGAAGCTGTCtaccaaagaaaaccaacctacaaatcacaatcccagagaatttaaaaatgaggactctaagagagacttacatagatctgatctacatggaaagaagaaaaagacaagatctcttgagtaaattgggagcatgaggaccatgggagaaggttgaaggggaggggagaggcaggaaagggagcaggaaaaaatgtagagctcaataaaaatcaataaaaaaaatgaagctgtcTGCAACTGATACTTGCTGTCCAAGGAAAATCTCTTTTCTACAATAGAGTCCCACTGTGTGTATTATCTCCACTGCAGGCAGGATCCATCGCAATGAATTTCCGCTGGGTTTATTATCTACACTGCAGGCAGGCTCCATCCCAATGGAGTCCTGCTGGGTGTATTATCAACATTGCAGGCAGGCTCCATACCCAGGAGCATTTGATGAACATCAAACTCATTGAAATTTATGTGGACTTTTTGTCTCgttttgttttatgtgaaaattttttgtcttattgggtTTTTACTTGTTTATATTGATTTTCACTTGTAGTATTTTTAGAGGTGTTttcatgtattatttttgttttgtttattttatttgatagtgtgtgtatttttttaggaagagagatacaaaagaaaatgacaaatatgTAGTTGATAAGGAccaggaagaaactgaagaaaaaaactacataagcaaaatatagtatttgaaaattttcagttaaataaaaataaaatgagcatgAAAATTATGTATAGATATGAGAAAGAATTATCATGGAATTACACTTTGGTGATCACAAAACAAAGGGCTATGATGTTTAACAGTGATTGCCAATATGACAGACTCTAGGACCACCTAGAAGACAAGACTCCAGGGACACATCAGTGAAAGAGGTTTTTAGATTATATTAATCTACACCTATGAGATATGATAATGATtagattaatggaggtgggaagtccttctctaACTGGGAGCACAATTTTCTGGGCTGCAGTCCTAGAtacataaaaaggagaaagttacCTGGCCacagagcatttactgctctttaTTTGTTGACTAGAGATATAGAAAGACCATCTGGGTCAAGTTCTTGCCTCTGTAATTTCCTCTTCTCTGAAATCAAACCATAAACTGTaactcttcttctttctctcttcacccccttccttccttcctttctttcttttaattttgttttgaagctCTTTTCTAGACAACTGAGGTTGggaagattgtaattctaggtgtAGGTATCTGGTCTTAACCTTTGTTGGactgtttttaattatatttgtgtgtatgtatgtgtatatgtgtacatgcttgtttgtttgttttttgtttgtttttacaccCTGATCATATATTTCCCCCATTCTCTActctcagtttccccaccttccctctccctaCCCTACCCATTCCTCCtacatttctattcagaaaagggaagGCTTCCCATAGATATGAACCAGCCATGGTATaccaagttgcagtgagactaggcaccttcTCTTCTATTGTGGCTGGATGAAGCAACCTGATAGGAGAAAAGGACCCCCAAAGCAGTTTGATTTCATGTTGTCCTAACTGTGTTAGTTCATATAATCACTTTCCCTATTTTGttaagaaaacattgttttcttatAATTATCCACATTGTCTGGTACTTTCACTCTTACTGCCTTTTCTCCTGCAAGGACCCCAGAGCCTCTGAAGATGTAGGTAGGGTATAGACGTCCCAATTAAGGCTGGGAACTCcatagtctcttattctctgagcTTTGACAAGTTGTAAgtccttttattaattgttggctAATGCAAAAGAAGCTCCTCTGATGAGATTTGAGACATGTACCAACTTATGAGTATAATGGTAACTCATTAAAGTAAGTTTAATGCTATACCCATTTAGCAGAACAGTGGGTGTAGTTTTGCCTCTAAGACTTATGACATTTAGCTACAGGTTCTAGAAATTGTACCATGTCAGAGAATCATATTGAACAGGCCTTAAATCTGACAAGAAAGTGATAAATTACTCATATTACGTTTTTGTCACTGAAGCACCAGAAGACGTATGTCTTTGGGTTTCCATGGCTGTAAAGGGACACGATaactatggcaactcttaaagAGAAAGCATATAACTAGGGCTGACTTACTGTTTAGAgattttttccattatttttatggCAGGAgtatggtggcatgtaggcaggcatggtgctagagaggatgctgagagttctacatccctGGATCAGTAGGCtacaggaagagacagtgacTTAAGCTTCTAAAGTCACAAGGCCCACagccagtgatacacttcctccaacaagacatCTATACCAACAAGATCCCATTCCCAATAATGCCATAGGAGtctctgggggccattttcatcaAATCACTATATGCCTCCAACTGGCTCCAGGAGACTTGTAGTtatatcaaaatgaaaaacacatcTATAGTCCAATTTCAAAGTCCCATAGtctataacaatttttaaaagtccagAGTCTCTTCATAGACTCTTGGCAATTTCTTAATTGTAATCCCatataaaagcaaaagcaaaaagcaagtcacatacttccaacacatAATGACACAGACTATGCATTACTATTctaaaatggaataaagggagcaTAGTGAAAAAAATACTAGACCAAATCAAGACCAAAAACAAGCTGGGAAAACATTAAACGcatcttcatgtctgatgtcaaaacgcCCTTTAGATtccaactcctttcagttttgtttacTTCAGgatacttctctctcttgggatGTTACCACCCCCTGCTATCAGCTCCCCTTTACAGGTGCACCATGACTATGCTTCTACTATGTTTTGGAGTTGACAAGGCAATCAAGGCTTCACTTTCACTGCTTCACACAATAGCCTCTCTAGGCCTTCATGCAGGGATACCCTTGACACACACCTAACTGTGTAGgcgttccttctgtttgtgtgttgctttcattggttaattgttgtgggagctgcgggttgcattcctgccacccagctcccagccacctggctagtttatgccccgaaataacaacacacaaactgtattcttttaaacactgcttggcccatttctattcatgtgtgtagcaccccaaggtgcacttaccaggaagattctggcctatgtccatcctgggttggagcttcatcatgtctggctctgagaggagctgccctgcatctgagctcacttcctcttcctcacagcattctgttctgtttactccagccacctatgttctaacctatgagggccaagcagtttctttattttttaaccaatgaccttcctctatcatttcccctttttctgtttaaacaaaaaaaaaagaaaggctttaactttaacatagcaaaattacatataacaaaacagttatcaagtaaaaattacaatatttacatctattttatctttatcataactaagaaaaactataactataactaactattcttcaactccatcaaagactctagaaagatacaatattacctaagcaaacaagaaataagcaactttcaaactctagaaatgacagagacatctcgctgccttgacagtcacccaaagtttctctgtaccattggggcatccatcttcggcctactggcccatagtttccagcagacatttccatgaagcaggaaatttcaaaggcagttcagtcactatctgctatgtcctgcaggatgtctcgcagactctttcatgaatcaggaacccagatagatcatctcacctttaggcaagttcagtagtcctctctctgcgggttctttgtataCAGTTTAttcaacagtccaggcaagagcagtttcttgcccaaatggctatcaaactccataaggatcttcttcgatgcccatcttcttcttgaagtagattggtgttgccaggagcagagtgtctcattgtcatgaaaagtcctaagtaattaaaacattaaatagcatattccatagtctttgaaagatatgaagaatgtctatctaaaatatatctctgtacatctagaaaatctaacatgactacaaacttgactattatagataactattcattaacaacttatatacataacatttttacatgagctacacaatcgcAATACCTTAATcgatatcagaaatacatatacatataacaaattgaccttaaatttaaatcactaaagcaaaatccatatcaatgcaaattattcatacctatattgatgtgggagtgtcatcagatcatttaagaggtcctgtcacgaaacacttaaaacggtgttggtgaaaagctgaaggcatgcttttcggttttcagccatagcaggaaaaaagttgtgctgttttaaaatgccggctttctgggccgtcctgccagtgcaaactctgactgattgaggcaggagggccgactacagagagaggacttgattgttgtctgtggacgtaatgctgcagtttgcttgttggcaaagaccttgaaacgccacagagttgtggtgataacatggctacagccggtacctctgccatgaggctgtaaagctaaggaatgggctggatttagctggcaaagccacggctttaatcctacccatattgctcagtaatttgaaggctcatgtggtcagataaaagagagatatgcagttttatgactcaaaaacaaaacaaaagaaaatttctaaatgatttacagtgtgtaaaaaatatatgcaggctaaaagaaaggaaggaagaaagtagttgggtatggtagtacacacctttaatcccaacacttaggagacagagggagattgacctctgtgacttcaaggtgcagtagcacacgcctttaatcccaatgcctggaaggcagagacagaaggatctctgagagttcaaggacagcctggtctacagagttattccaggacaaatatatacagagaatataaaacaaaagtaaaaataaacaaaatagagttaaaataaagccgcacaaagatggaaagtacacagaaaatcttgatactgtatgctattatgctctctttgaattgtttgaatgctgagaaaagagcaacagctgctaaaagatatttgtttataaatgttgctgaactaatccaattttcaaaataccttgacttcagaatttggatctaaggatatgatactttggaaaagagtttcttcttttgtttttacagaggatgagactctttggattgcttctatttcaatatggtatgatagaccacgccctcctgaagggttgctgtgaacaccttcaaaaaattactttgctcaactgccgactgagaggaacctagcacacaggttataccatgaaagacctgattaacagcgcccccattcagaaggaagcagtttggagagaaataactgcgcccatattcccaaatattgtttataaatgttcttttacatttaaagggggatatgatataggtatgaataatttgcattggtatggattttaaggtcaattttgttatatgtatatgtatttctgctcttgattaaggtattgtgattgtgtagttcacttaagaatgtaatgtataattaggaaatataggttgctaatggataatcatcaatagtcaagcttgtagtcatgttagttagattttctagatatatagagatatatttcagttagatagacattcttcatatctttcaaagactgcagactatggcatttaaaatattttaataacttagggcatttcatgacaatgagacatgtctgctcctggcagcaccaatctactttgaagatgggcatcgaagaggatccttatggagtttgatagacatttgggcaagacactgctcttgcctggactgttgcataaactggacacaaagaaccaacaaagagagaactgctgaacttacgtaaaggtgagatgatctttcggggttcctgattcatgaaagagtctgcgagacattctgcaggacacaggagaTAGTGActtaactgtctttgaaatttcctgcttcatggaaatgtctgatggatactatgggcctgaaggctgaagatggatgccccaatggtacagagaaactttgggtgactgtcaaggcagtgagatgtctctgtcatttctagagttttggatttcttgtttacttaggtaatattttatccttctggagtttttgatggagttgaagaatggttagttatagttatagttttccattgttatgataaaagataaaataaatataaatattgtaactgtaatttttacttgataactgttttgttatatgtgattttgctatgttaaagttaaagccttccttttttatttttgttaaaacagaaaaaggggaagtgatgtgggagtttcatatatcaatctgttgatttcattggttaagtaataaagaaactgcttgtttTTGATGCTCCACTCTCTTTACtatatctctctctgtttttctgaccacatgagtctttaatttaccaagcaatataggtaggattaaagccgtggttttgacagctggatccagcccattccttagctttctgccattccagccttgtggctgaagtacccgCCAGAGCCCTGTTCATGGCCAaaactctacaatgtttcaaggtccttgccagcaagtaagctgcaacagtattaagcaacactcaaaagctccgtagtcaggaccacctgcttgaaagtcagagtttgccctggccggacggcccacaaagccagcattttaaaacagcacaacttttttcctgcta of the Chionomys nivalis chromosome 8, mChiNiv1.1, whole genome shotgun sequence genome contains:
- the LOC130880577 gene encoding LOW QUALITY PROTEIN: interferon-induced very large GTPase 1-like (The sequence of the model RefSeq protein was modified relative to this genomic sequence to represent the inferred CDS: deleted 1 base in 1 codon) — its product is MDTAKFIPDEPQSRSRRMQDLQEKLTEVGLSVDYWLPKLEEDVGVTCAQALQHLEEKDLQKLKSQTQHTWEKKALEKLLDLSQPNNVAEFQETSGEMIESRQQQAGQALQELRALQSEGKHRQEEEVRMKEAELRQAMEIPEECWPGPEVPLKDITETMERHLSHIKATMIKSQNFSDRDLLRFTSGGLVLQGIYKTCHQKDLATRREELLRVPKELFLFGSEQGKRMETKEFTSSKEESLFTETVEKFGFWLTLLAKGGGWGFNFEGGMDKVKHFESKDVHQSHSKHTYFCSSKFSYNPLASFHFCKDQLQLSTAALKELKIIEEQLEHTEGPDRFLVVRKRTENFFNRFGSHANQGPVHFGGIFYWKAISEGFKSDQLDCVKQQAAEALDIYVRGSYSGFGFDVGGGMTASDAHSASSYKNSTNQQLQIKVQLSMAQIGGPPEANGIVQWTTGLLASNKTWCVIDRELQLVPIWDIILSNHRNNFKKPFLVANCLAENYTALTGLAAYIQPGEHIPSTIKEAEHFLDDVKSWEVSDPEEQLNYLMDFMQTLAHKTKGYDVWINTCLTNCNLQNFLINTVNFCKNSSIKKTKFIKSQFRSLLEPHVHKVKNFPQVTSIMQWIYQTESEEQQVKIIELSEFLKSLKEIQKALMEANDKSESLETVEEAQRKATYDVTTALSSFLNSLREAEQPDMQLLLLCIAAAAGYQLEGNVFQPLLGYDELNFLLEEVQTVQHRYQELKTICTDRAQAFLVLKALTATVGLSAISPEEKAQRLTLTRQHMEHLLSTRVAHLITKFGTDRDWENLENNLRLLIDGNYKDTISSLQMDEVKKQLQSLLNKQEETYEQQNDDNNEKEVVEKRPFLDLLQRLGLEHHYPKRMSRADFHLIYKTSVYNTHPRSEQELPFYFLQKLLMLDCGFRHLVFKNDGNADTQDSVVPSNQENDVVDPYEESFDDSDEVTNSSPTESWPHIHPMDIQMAIFHCADDLARQYILSKLSICQFALPLVVPNPNTSQMEFSLWSLRRIRKSWQESSKSQPDKSYSHRNKQMCCVSTPIVSFIRVGKGFSASKSQIMNSLLSRHKHDVFFHRHCRGSSKYCLLMEGVVEISWFCPGGQGKDTFDKCVAFTNLHGDAKEHRQQLSFLQDVSSLIVILMSASDNNKENQNFVRHMWQSSKPVICLIDDKEKFMTNNSGRRVRIGIRNRNEAELTEELTTAIEHLLEVSGTALSIEDCSRMAQKQGFMIDEYQRALKEAKEKAQANKKLLEQSRVSQIKENLLPLQGQLWHHWCKKDKELYHLQEKGHRSIEQHKSDIQKEKQKIRWQQFEKAFPLNGFMQSVLQILKEDSENDLKFYFLYWLSVVLENLTVEHLEILHGKQQSLWSQVQAEKQKAQKSSSLTLWQKQIEAISTEILNCTLGIEHLLREVAQIYEALEEISSSRDSLFLCLPQIAADLMAAGVPIELMDGDASYVPLKWVTAVFDKISEKVGDKRLFILSVLGLQSSGKSTLLNALFGLEFTASAGRCTKGAYMQLLKVEETFTKELGFDFVLVVDTEGLRAPELNNKSRNRDNELATFVIGLANMTLINIFGENPSEMQDILQIVVQAFLRMKQVKISPSCIFVHQNVGEVTAKDQTMEGRRRLEQRLDEMTALAAEQEECSNITRFSDVIRFDVNSHVYYFAHLWDGNPPMAPPNPHYSHNVQELKTGILRTAQQESKGRIMKISDVKFRVQDLWKALVSENFIFSFRNTQEVIAMSKLESMYNHWTWELRSYVLDLQNQLNNQIQNGKILTLTTNALEHPISTKYETIKQKFDKYFEEDPESETLVQWKVNFENKLLMLKDALISDTRKKGNELISLKQSQERLDNQKSQYENELLERSRKLALDVKGKELSDEELREKFNQVWTSWIYKVSSTVPLVTEPDIDSDAENIFLLCFKKDKNIAERLKKRSGEMFDINYGKHVQMKRYLLSKIKLESCHKESINKTTNNIYLRFDEIIKNIWKQKRDYSQHDFHKIPMIIENELKSVSPEEEYTFTRDYTIDISLCLFQRASKSFKEIHKAFKRANDPVNFLESKKDDFFTSFKISCQGATSITSFVDFLWLKLTPAISATIWEKMGLKVAGEMRVMCPEFNGNRANLEKHVLISLAEKENFDNYWQYIHHPESFFRDYIRDHIRRYCSEKEGEKIKTFLKISLGDIKNAILSAIRKTTEVANESSTASRWLDLFCDQLGSHLIFPRRDLTTIEHQEIKDTEFLKEAMSAALDPALRKVEEDCSSKPIDEMIPDIQKILSAHLCGCGKQCPFCKAICTNTIHEHDGDHSVPFHRPQAVNGWYYHNTDYFDINCCTTSVASNSTFTLNGVQWFPYKKYREAGGDCATWSITADSSTQPYWKWFVCHFRSELEKNYGKKFTDLGTIPDSWTKITKEEVLNDLKKQ